In a single window of the Chloroflexota bacterium genome:
- a CDS encoding NAD(P)-dependent oxidoreductase, with protein MAQRIGFVGVGRMGANMARHLNDEGYTVSAVYDAHRGLAESLAGELGCDAPDTLAGVTAAADVIITVVTDDASMGEIFSESGDSLLTGAEGRVFVNCATITPQVHVDVEALAEGAGASSLEACMASSITQARDGTLYLMCGGREAVYQQVEPLLETLSISRRYIGPAGTAAQVKALVNMVMNINTAGLAEGLGLGSALGLDLDVLQEVFSQTGANSRVLETDGEDMVIRDHETYFSSSHAAKDSGIALSLADDAGLDLPLAKATKAQYDKMIAVGKGELDKSGVAELTFPGRN; from the coding sequence ATGGCGCAGCGGATTGGATTTGTGGGCGTGGGGCGCATGGGCGCCAACATGGCGCGCCACCTGAACGACGAGGGCTATACGGTTTCCGCCGTATACGACGCCCACCGCGGGCTGGCTGAGTCGCTGGCCGGTGAGCTTGGGTGCGATGCCCCGGACACGCTTGCCGGCGTGACGGCGGCCGCCGACGTCATCATCACCGTGGTCACCGACGACGCCTCCATGGGAGAGATCTTCAGCGAGAGCGGCGACAGCCTGCTCACCGGCGCCGAGGGCCGCGTGTTTGTCAACTGCGCCACCATCACGCCGCAGGTCCACGTGGACGTGGAAGCGCTGGCGGAAGGCGCTGGGGCGAGCAGCCTGGAAGCCTGCATGGCCAGCAGCATCACGCAGGCGCGTGACGGCACCCTCTATCTGATGTGTGGCGGGCGCGAAGCCGTCTACCAGCAGGTCGAGCCGCTGCTGGAGACCCTGAGCATCTCGCGGCGCTACATCGGGCCGGCGGGGACGGCGGCGCAGGTGAAGGCGCTGGTCAACATGGTGATGAACATCAACACCGCCGGACTGGCCGAGGGCTTGGGCCTTGGGTCGGCGCTGGGACTGGACCTGGATGTGCTCCAAGAGGTGTTCTCGCAGACCGGGGCCAACTCGCGGGTGCTCGAAACCGACGGCGAGGACATGGTCATCCGCGACCACGAAACCTACTTCTCGTCGTCGCACGCGGCCAAGGACTCGGGCATTGCCCTGTCGCTGGCCGACGACGCCGGTCTGGACCTGCCGCTGGCGAAGGCCACGAAAGCGCAGTACGACAAGATGATCGCCGTGGGCAAGGGTGAGCTGGACAAGTCGGGCGTCGCGGAGCTGACGTTCCCCGGGCGGAACTGA
- a CDS encoding DUF5131 family protein, with amino-acid sequence MADSTIEWTDATWNPVAGCTVVSPGCTNCYAMRMAARLDLMGQTKYQGLTRQSGRRQVWNGSVRCDEASLEIPLRWRKPRLVFVNSMSDLFHDDVPDHFIHKVWNTMAQAKQHTFQILTKRPTRMRQFTSAVDVLPNVWLGTSVETSKYLWRLAELRATRAAIRFASFEPLLGPIAHVNLAGIHWAIVGGESGPRARPIEDHWISLIHRQCKKQHVAFFFKQWGGTNKKRTGREFAGRTWDEMPVASMSL; translated from the coding sequence ATGGCCGACTCAACCATTGAGTGGACCGACGCAACTTGGAACCCAGTTGCTGGCTGCACGGTTGTATCACCGGGCTGCACCAACTGTTACGCAATGCGCATGGCGGCACGCCTGGACCTGATGGGCCAGACCAAGTATCAGGGTCTCACGCGCCAAAGTGGCAGACGCCAAGTCTGGAACGGATCCGTACGATGCGACGAGGCGAGCCTTGAGATTCCCCTCCGATGGCGTAAGCCGCGCCTTGTATTTGTCAACTCGATGAGCGACCTCTTTCACGACGACGTACCTGATCATTTTATCCATAAGGTGTGGAACACCATGGCACAAGCCAAGCAGCATACATTTCAGATTCTAACTAAACGTCCCACTCGAATGCGGCAATTCACCAGCGCTGTCGATGTCCTACCAAATGTTTGGCTGGGTACAAGCGTGGAGACTTCAAAGTACCTGTGGCGACTCGCCGAACTTCGCGCCACGCGTGCAGCGATTCGCTTCGCCTCATTTGAGCCACTACTCGGCCCCATCGCGCATGTCAACCTTGCCGGTATCCATTGGGCGATTGTTGGCGGCGAAAGCGGACCTAGAGCCCGACCCATCGAGGACCATTGGATCTCGCTGATTCACCGACAATGCAAGAAGCAGCACGTCGCCTTCTTCTTCAAGCAATGGGGCGGAACCAACAAGAAGCGCACGGGGCGCGAATTTGCAGGTCGTACGTGGGATGAAATGCCCGTTGCCTCGATGAGCCTATAA
- a CDS encoding FIST C-terminal domain-containing protein, with product MKFWSAASLEHAPEAIAADLRDQVPGADGALDLAVAFVRPPDNTEIGPVIEAVREALPARHFLACTAESVVAAGREIEDEPATALLVGSLPGVQIDPLPDLAALLQDGEAASAQLRGAAAVVALVDPFSVHTEQLVEGMNELAPGVPLIGGIASWGRAAGGNRMAYNESISDRGAVAVALRGAVDVSIVVSQGCRPVGSPRTVTGAKGNIITALDGQSPMDALRQVFAEAAEKDQELMRVGVMLGHAISPDADDWGRGGFLIRGLMGADAGSGALAVTGIVSERDTVQFHVRDAATAQEDLELLLTPQAFEPEAAGALLFTCNGRGARMYGRPDGDISLVRQALGNEVPVSGFFCGGELGPIGGANFVHGFTASLAIFRPKAG from the coding sequence ATGAAGTTCTGGTCGGCGGCGTCGTTGGAGCATGCGCCCGAGGCCATCGCGGCGGACCTGCGGGACCAGGTGCCGGGCGCGGACGGGGCGCTGGACCTGGCCGTGGCGTTTGTGCGGCCGCCGGACAACACCGAAATCGGCCCCGTCATCGAGGCGGTGCGCGAGGCGCTGCCGGCGCGGCACTTCCTGGCGTGCACCGCCGAGAGCGTGGTGGCCGCCGGGCGTGAGATCGAGGACGAGCCGGCCACGGCGCTGCTGGTGGGCTCGTTGCCGGGTGTCCAGATCGATCCGCTGCCGGACCTCGCGGCATTACTGCAAGACGGCGAGGCGGCCTCGGCGCAGCTGCGAGGCGCGGCGGCGGTGGTGGCGCTGGTGGACCCCTTCTCGGTGCACACGGAACAGCTCGTCGAGGGCATGAACGAGCTTGCGCCCGGCGTGCCGCTCATCGGCGGTATCGCCAGTTGGGGACGCGCGGCCGGCGGCAATCGCATGGCCTACAACGAGAGCATTTCCGACCGGGGCGCCGTCGCCGTGGCGCTGCGGGGCGCGGTGGACGTGAGCATCGTGGTCTCACAGGGATGCCGGCCCGTCGGCTCGCCGCGCACGGTCACCGGCGCGAAGGGCAACATCATCACCGCGCTCGACGGGCAGTCGCCGATGGATGCGCTGCGGCAGGTATTTGCCGAGGCCGCGGAGAAAGACCAGGAGCTGATGCGCGTGGGGGTGATGCTGGGCCACGCAATCTCGCCCGACGCCGACGATTGGGGCCGGGGCGGGTTTCTCATTCGCGGTCTGATGGGCGCCGACGCCGGGTCCGGCGCGCTGGCCGTGACGGGCATCGTGAGCGAGCGGGACACGGTGCAGTTTCACGTGCGCGACGCGGCGACGGCCCAGGAAGACCTGGAGCTGCTGCTGACGCCGCAGGCGTTCGAGCCCGAGGCCGCCGGCGCGCTGCTGTTCACCTGCAACGGACGCGGCGCGCGGATGTATGGCCGGCCCGATGGGGACATCTCGCTGGTGCGGCAGGCGCTTGGCAACGAGGTGCCGGTGAGCGGCTTCTTCTGCGGTGGGGAGCTGGGGCCGATCGGCGGGGCCAACTTCGTGCACGGGTTCACCGCTAGCCTGGCGATCTTTCGACCGAAGGCGGGCTGA
- a CDS encoding DUF5069 domain-containing protein — MIGSSEAGPLGAIHLPRLWLKVTLSAADALNDEYDACGAGFDQMVLDGLGVDRDAAVDFISSSRPTYPQFEQWVVDQNGGSIDQSVIDASNAAIAGYEHGDDIVAAISEGAGTNADHAIKDAVTLNALEDWSDFHASLSG; from the coding sequence ATGATTGGATCAAGCGAAGCCGGACCGCTGGGGGCGATCCACCTGCCAAGGCTGTGGCTCAAAGTGACGCTGTCGGCCGCCGACGCGCTCAACGACGAATACGACGCCTGCGGCGCCGGGTTCGACCAGATGGTGCTGGACGGCCTGGGCGTGGACCGCGACGCGGCGGTGGACTTCATTTCGAGCAGCCGGCCGACGTACCCGCAGTTCGAGCAGTGGGTCGTCGACCAGAACGGCGGCAGCATCGACCAGTCGGTGATCGACGCCTCGAACGCGGCGATCGCGGGCTACGAGCACGGCGACGACATCGTGGCGGCGATTTCCGAGGGCGCGGGGACCAACGCGGACCACGCCATCAAGGACGCCGTGACGCTGAACGCGCTCGAGGACTGGAGCGACTTCCACGCTTCGCTGTCGGGGTAG
- the tcmP gene encoding three-Cys-motif partner protein TcmP produces the protein MNSPSNNPSDCQTEMFDISDIAANQHSQPTFTRLEQALWTEQKAKLISSYLRLFVLITRHGVYIDGFAGPQYPDQPDRWAANLVLESDPKWMRSFFLCDKNAMQARALNELRDSQPYVRGRTINVEHEDFNLYVDRVLGTGVIGERTATFCLLDQRTFECNWETVKKIAGHKSQMKIEIFYFVPTGWLARSISGLRNPETIMARWWGNENWHHLQSLSADEIAEEFCQRFLHELGYRHAYRWPIFQEYASKRVMYYMVHATDHNAASGLMHRAYREVTKRPGPTDHPGAGQLSFELDK, from the coding sequence GTGAATAGCCCTTCCAACAATCCCTCTGATTGTCAGACTGAAATGTTTGACATTTCAGACATAGCAGCCAATCAGCATTCGCAGCCGACGTTCACAAGACTAGAACAGGCGCTATGGACCGAGCAAAAGGCCAAACTCATCAGTAGTTATTTGCGCCTATTTGTTCTCATCACTAGGCATGGAGTATATATCGATGGTTTTGCCGGTCCACAGTATCCCGATCAGCCCGATCGCTGGGCGGCAAATCTAGTTCTTGAGAGCGATCCAAAGTGGATGCGAAGCTTTTTTCTTTGCGACAAGAATGCAATGCAGGCAAGAGCCCTTAATGAATTGCGCGACTCACAACCATACGTCAGAGGAAGGACTATCAACGTCGAGCATGAAGACTTCAACCTCTATGTTGACAGGGTTCTCGGAACAGGTGTGATCGGGGAGAGAACAGCTACATTCTGCCTGCTTGATCAAAGAACGTTCGAATGTAATTGGGAGACTGTAAAGAAGATCGCCGGTCATAAATCACAAATGAAGATCGAGATATTCTATTTCGTTCCAACTGGATGGCTTGCCAGATCAATAAGTGGTCTTAGAAATCCGGAGACTATAATGGCGCGTTGGTGGGGCAACGAGAATTGGCATCATCTTCAAAGCTTGAGCGCTGACGAGATCGCAGAGGAGTTCTGTCAACGCTTCCTTCATGAGCTCGGTTATAGACATGCCTATAGATGGCCAATATTTCAAGAATATGCCAGCAAGCGCGTAATGTACTATATGGTACATGCGACTGATCACAATGCCGCTTCAGGGCTGATGCATCGAGCGTACAGAGAAGTGACAAAGAGGCCCGGGCCTACGGATCATCCTGGTGCAGGTCAGCTTAGTTTTGAACTTGATAAATAG